One Aegilops tauschii subsp. strangulata cultivar AL8/78 chromosome 7, Aet v6.0, whole genome shotgun sequence genomic window carries:
- the LOC109760185 gene encoding uncharacterized protein — MAPPPEGERGGGGCRARWLRREVLLALALGQLVSLLITSTGFSSSELARRGINAPTSQSLLNYILLALVYGGILLYRRQPLTTKWYYYLILGIIDVEANYIVVKSYQYTSLTSVMLLDCWSIPCVIVLTWIFLKTKYGFRKFFGVGVCVAGLILVVFSDVHASDRAKGPKPLKGDLLVIVGSMLYACSNVTEEYLVKKNNRIELMAMLGIFGAVISGIQISILEREELHSIKWNAGAVFPFIGFALAMFLFYSTVPTVLKICGATMLNLSLLTSDMWAVLIRIFAYHEKVDWMYFVAFACTAGGLLVYSYRSSKEADDTAQVTGASDEQSRVGDEESGIQNQVRSSFAGGNDDQVSYKELPSNGSPSKN; from the exons ATGGCGCCGCCGCCCGAGGgggagcggggcggcggtggctgcCGCGCGAGGTGGCTTCGGCGGGAGGTGCTGCTGGCCCTCGCGCTCGGGCAGCTCGTCTCGCTGCTCATCACCTCCACCGGCTTCTCCTCCTCCGAGCTCGCGCGCCGAG GTATCAATGCACCAACGTCGCAATCCCTCTTGAATTACATCCTTCTTGCTCTTGTCTACGGTGGAATACTCCTCTACCGGAGACAGCCACTCACG ACAAAATGGTACTACTACTTGATCCTCGGCATTATTGACGTGGAGGCTAACTATATCG TTGTCAAATCTTATCAGTACACATCTTTAACGAGTGTGATGCTGCTGGATTGTTGGTCAATTCCATGTGTAATTGTTCTTACTTGGATCTTTTTGAAGACCAAATATGGATTCAGGAAGTTCTTCGGTGTTGGGGTTTGTGTGGCTGGCCTTATATTAGTAGTATTTTCGGACGTCCATGCCTCTGATCGAGCTA AAGGACCCAAACCTTTGAAGGGTGATTTACTTGTAATTGTTGGCTCCATGCTTTATGCTTGCAGTAATGTTACCGAG GAATATCTAGTCAAGAAGAACAACCGTATTGAGTTGATGGCTATGTTGGGAATTTTTGGAGCAGTTATCAGTGGCATACAAAT AAGTATTCTTGAGCGAGAAGAACTTCATTCGATCAAATGGAATGCAGGCGCG GTGTTCCCTTTTATCGGATTCGCATTGGCAATGTTCCTGTTTTACTCGACTGTACCTACGGTGCTGAAG ATTTGTGGGGCAACCATGCTAAACCTCTCACTCCTGACCTCAGACATGTGGGCTGTCCTGATCCGCATCTTCGCCTACCATGAGAAG GTTGACTGGATGTACTTCGTCGCATTTGCCTGCACGGCCGGGGGCCTTCTGGTCTACTCGTACAG GAGCTCCAAGGAGGCTGATGACACGGCGCAGGTCACGGGAGCTAGCGACGAGCAGAGTAGGGTAGGGGATGAGGAGTCTGGAATTCAGAACCAAGTGCGAAGTTCCTTTGCTGGCGGCAACGACGACCAGGTCTCCTACAAGGAGTTGCCATCAAATGGCAGCCCCTCCAAGAACTAG
- the LOC120968853 gene encoding uncharacterized protein produces MVGCRLSRVLMDGGSGLDIIFTNTLEKMKISPSSLRTSNVGFHGVVPGHPVRPLGRIELEGVFRDGRIYRIKAIQFEVAPFQSSYHVISGRLAYVKFMVIPSYAYLHLKMPSPNGTITVRGRG; encoded by the coding sequence ATGGTGGGTTGCCGCCTCTCACGTGTCTTGATGGATGGCGGCAGCGGCCTCGACATTATCTTCACCAACACTCTAGAGAAGATGAAGATCTCACCATCTAGCCTACGAACATCGAACGTGGGTTTTCATGGGGTGGTACCGGGCCACCCAGTCCGTCCCTTGGGGCGGATTGAGCTCGAGGGCGTCTTCAGAGATGGACGCATCTACCGAATCAAGGCAATTCAGTTTGAGGTTGCTCCCTTCCAGAGTAGCTACCATGTGATCTCGGGCAGGCTCGCGTACGTGAAGTTCATGGTGATCCCATCCTACGCCTACTTACATCTAAAGATGCCGAGCCCCAATGGTACAATTACCGTACGGGGGAGGGGCTAG